AAGGAGCGAATGGCATCCGTGCTCAGCACCTTATCGAAAACCCCCATCAATCCCGCATTGTTGATCCCCGCATCGAGTATTTTGGGCGTGGCATTGGATAAGAGTGCCAGCTTAAATCCCATGCGTTTCAGTTCTCTCAAGGCCGGGGGTGCATCGGACCAGGCATTCAGTTCCAGATAGGCATTCATCAGCTTGCTGCGTTTCTCCGGCGTCAGGTCAAGATTCAGTAGTTCTGCCGCAAAAACCAAAGCGTCATCCGTGGCTTGCCAGAAATTTACATAACGCCCGTAGATGACACGCAACCACTGGTATTCGAATTGTCGAGTACGCCAGGCATTACTCAATGCAGCGCCCTTGCCCGGAAAAAGCTGTTCCGCCAGCGCAAACACGGGACGGGGATCAAAAACGGGGAAGGCATCGAAGGCTATAGCCTTGATTCTGGCGTTTGCTCCGGCCTGCGCCAGCGGCATGGCGGTTAAAACGCCCGACGCAATACCTGCAGCGGCCAGACTGAGAAACGCGCGACGATCGAATGGCAGCATGACTGACTCCTTATAGAAATAGTGAACCGGGCCGTGCAAAGAATCGACAGGCGCATGTCCGCACCTGTACGACAAAGACGACATATGGCATAAAAATATTCCTTCATTACATTAAGTTATCGACGGATAAGCGCGATCAAGCCGCTCCTCGAACCAAAGCCAAAACCGGCATGGGGAAATCGAGCCGCAAACACCCTTGACCCTAATGTCTACTTTAAGGTTTACACTCGACCCACGATGGGTAAACCCCGATCCGGTTCGATCCGGAATCACCGGGGCATGGGAGCGACGATGGACGTGCATATCGGAATCGGGGCACTGGCGCGCCGGGCAGGCGTGGCCACGGAAACCCTGCGTTATTACGAACGGCTGGGCCTGATCGCGCCCAAACGGCGCACGACGGCGAACTACCGCATCTACGATCCGGCCACGGTGAAGAAGGTCGGTTTCATCCGCCAAGCGCAATCACTCGGTTTCTCACTGACCGAAATCAGCGAACTACTCTCCCTGCATAACCGCCCCACGGCGGACATGGCCGACGTCAAGCAGTTGGCCGAAGGCAAGATCGCGGATATCGATGAAAAAATCGCCGGTTTGCAGCGGATGAAATCCGGCCTGCTGGCACTCAGCACGCTATGCCCGGGCCATGGCCCGACTGCAGAATGCCCGATTCTCAATGCACTGGGCCAGGGGGATGAACCCAATGACACTCATGCCGGCGAAGATGGGGCCGGCACGGAGGGATCATGAATAGCACGACACCCGTTTCTGAACTGGCTATCGGTATCGAGGGCATGACCTGCGCCTCGTGCAGCACACGGGTCGAGCAGGCGCTGAATCGATTGCCCGGCGCGATGAGCGCAACCGTGAACCTCGCCACAGAACGCGCCGAGATACGCTATGACCCGGCACAGCTGAATGCCGAACGCATCGCCGAAGCCATCCGGGAGACCGGTTACACCCCGATGGTCGACGAAGCCGATCTCGCCGTGGTAGGCATGACCTGCGCATCCTGCGTCGGACGCGTCGAACGCGCGCTGCAACAAGCGCCCGGCGTGCTCGCGGCCACCGTGAATCTAGCGACCGAGCAGGCACATGTCCGCTTCGTTCCGGGCATGGTGAAACCGGATGAATTGGCAGCGGCAGTCGGCGCAGCGGGCTATACCGCCCACCCGTTGGGAAACGCGCGAGGCGATGTCAGTGACGCATCGTCCGCTGAGACAGACAAACGGCAGGCGCAACATCGCGCGATGAGACGCGACGTAATGCTCGCCGCAGCCCTTGCGCTTGTCATCATGGCCTTGGCCATGGGGCCGGACCTGATTCCGGCTTGGCAGCACACGCTTGAGGCAATCAGTCCGTTCACGCGCTTCTGGGACTGGGTACAGCTGCTGCTGGCCTCGATCGTCCTGTTCGGTCCGGGTGTGCGCTTTTTTCGTCCAGGATGGATTGCCTACCGGCATCTGTCGCCGGACATGAACTCGTTGGTGGCAACCGGCACCGGGTCGGCCTGGGCCTATAGCGCACTCGTGTTACTGGCCCCCGCCCTGTTCCCGCCCGAAGCGCGTCATGTCTATTTCGACTCGGCAGCCGTGGTCATTGCAGCCGTACTGGGCGGCAAGTATCTCGAAGCGATCGCCAAGGGACGTACCTCATCGGCCATTCGCAAACTGGTCGGCCTGCAGGCGAAAACGGCCCATCGTCTGGATGAAGCGGGTGTCGAGCAGGATGCACCGGTCACGCAAATCCGCGTGGGCGACCATCTGGTGGTCCGGCCCGGGGAGCGATTGCCGGTCGATGGGCGTATCGTCGACGGACAGGGGCACATCGATCAATCCATGCTGACGGGCGAACCACTCCCGGTCAGCAAGACTGCAAATGACGATGTGGTAGGCGGCACGGTCAACCTGGATGGGAAACTGACGATCGAAGCGACCTCCGTCGGGCGCGACACGGTGCTTGGCCAGATCATCCGGCTGGTCGAAAGTGCCCAGACGGGAAAGCTGCCCATACAGCGTCTGGCCGACCGCGTGGTCCGCATTTTCACCCCGGCGGTGCTCGTCATTGCCGCCGTGACCTTCATTGCCTGGCTGTTCCTTTCCGGCAATGTCAGCCTCGCGCTCGTGGCGGCAGTCTC
The Halothiobacillus diazotrophicus DNA segment above includes these coding regions:
- a CDS encoding heavy metal-responsive transcriptional regulator, giving the protein MGATMDVHIGIGALARRAGVATETLRYYERLGLIAPKRRTTANYRIYDPATVKKVGFIRQAQSLGFSLTEISELLSLHNRPTADMADVKQLAEGKIADIDEKIAGLQRMKSGLLALSTLCPGHGPTAECPILNALGQGDEPNDTHAGEDGAGTEGS
- a CDS encoding haloacid dehalogenase type II encodes the protein MSSLSYRCGHAPVDSLHGPVHYFYKESVMLPFDRRAFLSLAAAGIASGVLTAMPLAQAGANARIKAIAFDAFPVFDPRPVFALAEQLFPGKGAALSNAWRTRQFEYQWLRVIYGRYVNFWQATDDALVFAAELLNLDLTPEKRSKLMNAYLELNAWSDAPPALRELKRMGFKLALLSNATPKILDAGINNAGLMGVFDKVLSTDAIRSFKPDPRAYQMAMDAFKLPREAILFVAFAGWDAAGAKSFGYPTYWVNRLGLPAEKLGALPDGSGKTLTDLVAFVNA